A region of the Candidatus Methylomirabilis oxygeniifera genome:
ACAGTACCGCAAGGATGCCGCCGGCGAGTGCGGCAGCGTCTCCCGGCGGGACCAGGACTGCGCCGTTCGCAACAATCTCAGGTATGCCGCCCACGGTGGTCGCTACGATCGGAGTCCCGGCTGCCGCTGCCTCCAGCACTACATACGAAAATACCTCGGATAAGGATGGGATAACGATGACATCGGTTTCAGCGTACAATTTCGCCAGGTGAGACCGCGGTCGAAAGCCGATGAACCGAGTTATCCTCATTAGCCCCAGGGAGGTACACAATTGCTCGAGTGCGGGCCGATAGGGACCATCGCCCGCTATCGTGATGATCAGGTCCGGGAACGCTCGACGAATCTGAGGGATCGCTTCGAGTAGATACTGCACACCCTTGCCCGCTACCAGTCGACCCACATACAGCAGATGAGGACCAGGTTGTCCAAACCGAGGTTCTCGTGGACGAAGAGCGAAGTTGTTTTGTGGAAGACCATGCGGGATAACTACGATTCGATCGGTGGGAAACCCGGACTCTCTCAGGCTCCGCGCGAGCGTGCTGCTGGGGGCGATAAACCGGGCAACCCCCTGGAGAAGATGCCGACGTGCTCTCCATGCTCTACGGAGAACGAGGTTCACAAACGGTACAGGAAGGCGAACCCCCATCTTGTCCCTGAGTCCTCGCGCCAGACAAGGCGCACAGATCTCCGATGCGTAGCGTTGGCGACAACTCCCGTCCTCATTGTAACAGAGCTGTTGGCGGAGGCAGACCGGCCAATAGGTATGCAGCGTCGCGAGTACAGGGATCCGGAGGCGGTTCGCCGCGGCAATCGGTGCAAATGAAAGATTGAAAAAGGAGTGCAAATGGACGATATCAGGAGGCCAAGCGCGGAAAATGCGAAGGGTTGAAAGATATACGACTGGATCAAATTGGAAAAGTTTCGTCAGCAAAATCGGGAAGGCAGTCTTCGTTGAGAAGATTGCCTCGACCCCTGGAGGTTGGATTGGCACGTTTGGAGATCGCCCGGTCAGGAGAGCAATCCCATGCCTGCGCTTGCTGAGTGCCTGCATCAAACTCAGAACGTGAAGCTCCGCCCCTCCGCATGGCTTGCTGGGTCCGCCGAGGCTACCTGTAACCATCATAATGCGCATGCCGTCCCTCCCGATCTTTCAGCGATTCCGAATACGTCGTCGGCCAGCATCGCGGACCATTCCTTCAAGCTTTCTGAGGAACGATTCAGGATCGTAGTGCCTTCAGCCGAGGGCAAGCACGTAAAGGCCTCTCTTGAATATTGTATGGGTGTACTACGCCCACGCTGAGTCCCACCCCAACGAACAAGAGAGCTGACCATGACCATAAAAGGGGTCTGCTCCGGTTTCTGTCTTACCCACGCTCAGACCGGAGGACTCACACAAAGAGTGGAAGAGCCGAAATGAGGTTGACTAAGCTTGCATAGCATACTATCTTCGACCTGGCAAGTAGTTGTCAGCAGGGAACAGATCATGCGACGACATGGGAAGGATAGTGATGGGTGCATTCAATCATCGTGATTCGCGGCATGGTCATGCGCTGATACAGGAACTTGCCGTAGTCCGAAAGACGCTTGGCCGACTCGACGCCAAACTGCAGGAGAGCGATAGTGAACATGTCCCCAAAGAGGATGATCGTGAGCTTCGCCTTGCGCTGCAGCGTATTGATGATGACCGGTTGA
Encoded here:
- a CDS encoding protein of unknown function (Evidence 5 : No homology to any previously reported sequences); the protein is MRIMMVTGSLGGPSKPCGGAELHVLSLMQALSKRRHGIALLTGRSPNVPIQPPGVEAIFSTKTAFPILLTKLFQFDPVVYLSTLRIFRAWPPDIVHLHSFFNLSFAPIAAANRLRIPVLATLHTYWPVCLRQQLCYNEDGSCRQRYASEICAPCLARGLRDKMGVRLPVPFVNLVLRRAWRARRHLLQGVARFIAPSSTLARSLRESGFPTDRIVVIPHGLPQNNFALRPREPRFGQPGPHLLYVGRLVAGKGVQYLLEAIPQIRRAFPDLIITIAGDGPYRPALEQLCTSLGLMRITRFIGFRPRSHLAKLYAETDVIVIPSLSEVFSYVVLEAAAAGTPIVATTVGGIPEIVANGAVLVPPGDAAALAGGILAVLSDPTAAAARARLSQNRSLECFKFETMVDRAEAVYAELLNDGCFPIAPYPAVLAQPH
- a CDS encoding protein of unknown function (Evidence 5 : No homology to any previously reported sequences), giving the protein MSLFDLLRQLPFPGARDHRRGKPTDADSIVQRQLSQPVIINTLQRKAKLTIILFGDMFTIALLQFGVESAKRLSDYGKFLYQRMTMPRITMIECTHHYPSHVVA